From Passer domesticus isolate bPasDom1 chromosome 5, bPasDom1.hap1, whole genome shotgun sequence, the proteins below share one genomic window:
- the RXYLT1 gene encoding ribitol-5-phosphate xylosyltransferase 1 isoform X2, giving the protein MIKYARSHLEQTSLRVQIWGKAAIGLYLWQHIFGGHLEPADVIAQWREGSQNAGKTYFSFLTGPSVVPGYFSVEAEHVVLVLNGREPAKIAYATQWLHYAQTLMETRKIQHVAVVLLGNEQCNNAWIQPYLKRNGGFVTLLFVTYDYAFVNEEDIFQWPLGVATYRNFPVVEPSWSMLHDPRSYLCNFLGTVYKNSSRETLIEILKQDGLDKLCWIAAREQWQPQETNESFKNYQDALLQSDLTLCPVGINTECYRIYEACSYGSLPVIEDVMTPGDCGNSSVYHSAPLQLLKTMGAPFIFIKNWKELPAILEKEKKMSLQEKIQRRKKLLEWYQNFKAWMRQKFINTLENSFLPSDKG; this is encoded by the exons GTCTTTACCTTTGGCAACATATTTTTGGAGGGCACCTTGAGCCAGCTGATGTGATTGCACAGTGGAGAGAAGGAAGCCAAAATGCAGGGAAAACATACTTCAG CTTCCTCACTGGCCCGTCTGTAGTTCCCGGCTACTTCTCGGTGGAAGCGGAGCACGTGGTGCTGGTGCTGAACGGGAGGGAGCCGGCGAAGATCGCCTACGCCACGCAGTGGCTGCACTACGCACAGACCCTGATGGAGACCCGCAAAATCCAGCACGTGGCAGTGGTGCTGCTCGGCAACGAGCAGTGCAACAACGCGTGGATTCAGCCATACCTGAAACGAAACGGGGGATTTGTAACGCTGCTCTTTGTTACATATGACTATGCGTTCGTAAATGAAGAAGATATTTTCCAGTGGCCTTTGGGAGTAGCTAC CTACAGAAATTTTCCAGTTGTGGAACCCAGCTGGTCAATGCTGCATGATCCAAGATCATATCTATGTAATTTCTTAGGAACAGTTTATAAGAATTCTTCTAGAGAAACCCTAATTGAAATTCTGAAACAGGATGGGCTTGACAAACTTTGCTGGATTGCAGCCAGAGAACA GTGGCAGCCTCAAGAAACAAATGAAAGTTTCAAGAACTATCAAGATGCCTTGCTGCAGAGTGATTTGACATTGTGCCCAGTGGGAATAAATACAGAATGCTACAGAATTTATGAAGCTTGTTCATATGGATCTCTGCCCGTTATAGAAGATGTAATGACACCGGGTGATTGCGGAAATTCATCAGTCTACCACAGTGCTCCATTGCAATTATTAAAAACCATGGGGGCTCCATTTATCTTTATTAAAAACTGGAAAGAGCTTCCTGCTAttctagagaaagaaaaaaaaatgagcttACAAGAAAAgattcaaagaagaaaaaagcttttAGAATGGTATCAAAACTTCAAAGCGTGGATGAGACAAAAATTCATTAATACTTTGGAAAATTCATTTTTGCCCAGTGATAAAGGATAA